A window from Littorina saxatilis isolate snail1 linkage group LG9, US_GU_Lsax_2.0, whole genome shotgun sequence encodes these proteins:
- the LOC138976921 gene encoding uncharacterized protein, producing MSKQILSPIKVNDIVKINGGEEGVVKSVSRPLGFAILDVVTPNGTRRKIHRINVQKLASLPSNPDIDHILMPQNVLEELDMDFPETDNSENTKSTPKVKKRFAETEIPDIPTFIAQNTSQNTLKKTAHDVKLLKTFIQEKLPNTELEIHQLTPSSLNEILSNYFIALKKADGTDYEATSMRSFWGSIHRHLKSKSYPHDINRSPSFQQAQQTLNAKLKALKNAGKGNMQYSAEALTEEEINTLYERNQLGQTTAESLLNTIYNERSTKTRTGEHVTNIRAVRPTVWATPQDTTRCPVATYRLYAEYRPKDYSEEDDPFYIATTTVPNPKPGTTWLKKQRVDVNKLATLMKDMAIKAGLTQNKRITNHSARKTMVQTLVNKQFAPKEIMQLTGHKNVQSINTYSKMSEETHKKMSTALAESQSTPQQSVTSSTHLQSTTADIPTSSMHTYMHQEHTRTATMQNSCSHQPTLPFPFFGGSVSNCTININVNPPQSNSTATVSLSVTDTQSETVKQAAPAKRPRRK from the exons ATGTCAAAACAAATCCTGTCTCCCATTAAGGTGAACGACATAGTAAAGATCAACGGAGGTGAGGAAGGGGTAGTTAAGAGTGTTTCAAGGCCACTTGGCTTCGCTATACTGGATGTGGTGACCCCAAACGGCACCAGACGCAAAATCCACAGAATAAATGTACAAAAACTGGCAAGTCTGCCATCAAACCCTGACATTGACCACATTCTGATGCCCCAAAATGTGCTCGAAGAACTTGACATGGACTTTCCAGAAACTGACAACTCCGAAAACACAAAATCAACGCCGAAAGTAAAAAAACGCTTTGCTGAAACAGAAATACCAGACATACCGACGTTTATTGCTCAAAACACCAGCCAAAACACACTCAAGAAAACTGCCCATGATGTTAAGCTGCTAAAAACCTTCATTCAAGAAAAGTTGCCGAACACAGAGCTCGAAATTCACCAATTGACGCCATCCTCCCTCAATGAAATTCTTTCAAACTACTTCATCGCACTGAAAAAAGCTGACGGGACAGATTATGAAGCAACGTCGATGCGAAGTTTCTGGGGAAGCATTCACCGACACCTTAAAAGCAAATCGTACCCCCATGACATCAATCGTTCCCCTTCTTTCCAGCAAGCCCAACAGACCTTAAATGCCAAACTAAAAGCGCTAAAAAATGCAGGCAAGGGGAACATGCAATACAGTGCTGAAGCTCTCACAGAAGAGGAAATAAACACTCTCTACGAAAGAAACCAACTGGGCCAAACTACTGCAGAATCTCTCCTGAACACCAT TTACAACGAAAGATCCACAAAGACCAGGACAGGGGAACATGTCACAAACATCAGAGCTGTACGACCAACAGTGTGGGCAACACCCCAAGATACGACAAGATGCCCAGTGGCAACTTACAGGCTGTATGCTGAATATCGCCCAAAAGACTACTCAGAAGAAGACGACCCCTTCTACATCGCGACCACAACTGTCCCCAACCCCAAACCAGGCACAACATGGTTAAAAAAACAGAGAGTTGACGTCAACAAGTTGGCGACTTTAATGAAAGATATGGCAATCAAAGCAGGTCTGacccaaaacaaaagaataacCAACCACAGCGCAAGGAAAACCATGGTGCAAACATTGGTCAACAAGCAATTTGCCCCCAAAGAAATAATGCAATTAACCGGCCATAAGAATGTGCAGTCCATCAACACATACTCAAAAATGTCAGAAGAAACGCACAAAAAAATGAGCACAGCACTGGCTGAATCTCAATCTACACCACAGCAATCAGTCACCTCATCAACACACCTGCAATCAACAACTGCAGACATTCCAACAAGcagcatgcacacatacatgcatcaAGAACACACAAGAACAGCCACAATGCAAAATTCATGCAGCCACCAGCCAACGCTTCCATTCCCTTTTTTCGGAGGCTCTGTGTCCAACTGCACCATCAACATTAACGTCAACCCACCACAATCAAATTCCACAGCTACAgtctcactctcagtcaccGACACACAGAGTGAAACTGTTAAGCAAGCAGCCCCTGCCAAGCGTCCTCGACGCAAATAA